The Sphingopyxis fribergensis genome contains a region encoding:
- a CDS encoding L,D-transpeptidase yields the protein MIKVCLALAGFALTASVSARSAEPPPSRELATAEAKGAEAKDAAVRSEAATRVADWVAASGDNAALPYIIVDKQAASLLLFDAQGKSLGQVPILIGVAVGDEATPGIGSKNLAEIGPAERTTPAGRFLAKFGMAAGKQRVLWVDYATSVALHPIPTGNRKERRRQRMLSPDIEDNRITFGCINVPSLFYSKSVRPLFQKKGGYVYVLPDTKPLEAVFPRLHVHSYAKAAAS from the coding sequence ATGATCAAAGTCTGTCTTGCGCTTGCAGGGTTCGCGTTGACCGCTTCGGTGTCCGCGCGATCGGCAGAGCCGCCTCCTTCGCGCGAATTGGCGACGGCGGAAGCAAAGGGAGCGGAAGCCAAAGACGCAGCCGTTCGATCGGAGGCCGCGACGCGCGTCGCCGATTGGGTCGCTGCGTCGGGAGACAATGCCGCCTTGCCCTATATCATCGTCGACAAGCAGGCGGCGTCGCTCCTGCTGTTCGACGCTCAAGGGAAATCGCTCGGCCAAGTTCCGATTTTGATCGGCGTCGCGGTCGGCGATGAAGCCACTCCCGGGATCGGTTCGAAGAATCTCGCCGAGATCGGCCCCGCCGAGCGGACGACGCCCGCAGGACGCTTCCTCGCCAAATTCGGGATGGCAGCCGGAAAGCAACGCGTGCTCTGGGTCGATTATGCCACGTCCGTTGCGCTCCATCCGATCCCGACGGGCAACCGGAAGGAACGCCGACGCCAGCGGATGCTCTCGCCCGACATCGAGGATAACCGCATCACCTTTGGCTGCATCAACGTCCCGTCGCTATTCTACAGCAAGAGCGTCCGCCCGCTTTTCCAGAAGAAGGGTGGATATGTCTATGTGCTGCCCGACACCAAGCCGCTCGAGGCGGTCTTCCCGCGCCTGCACGTCCACTCCTATGCGAAGGCGGCTGCCTCCTGA
- a CDS encoding FKBP-type peptidyl-prolyl cis-trans isomerase → MHISSLNRLLAAAAFACLIPASAIAQPGDAAPTQGTAWLNKQMAALAERHGADGWRVTPSGLRWRRIAGDGRGAHPGPADNVTVHYVGTFADGREFDSSVRRGEPTSFPLNRVIDGWQEGVQLMGVGDKVEFAIPWQIAYGPDGKGPIPGGATLLFTVELLGVEPAG, encoded by the coding sequence ATGCATATATCGTCTTTGAACCGGCTGCTTGCGGCGGCCGCATTTGCCTGCCTTATTCCGGCTTCGGCCATCGCCCAACCGGGCGACGCGGCACCGACGCAGGGAACCGCCTGGCTCAACAAACAGATGGCGGCGCTCGCCGAGCGCCACGGCGCCGACGGCTGGCGCGTGACGCCGAGCGGACTGCGCTGGCGCCGGATCGCGGGCGATGGCAGGGGCGCGCACCCCGGCCCGGCCGATAACGTCACCGTCCATTATGTCGGCACCTTTGCCGACGGCCGCGAGTTCGACAGTTCGGTTCGCCGCGGCGAACCGACGAGCTTCCCACTGAATCGCGTCATCGACGGCTGGCAGGAAGGCGTGCAGTTGATGGGCGTCGGCGACAAGGTCGAATTCGCGATTCCCTGGCAGATCGCCTACGGCCCCGACGGCAAGGGTCCGATCCCCGGCGGCGCGACCTTGTTGTTCACGGTCGAGCTTTTGGGCGTCGAGCCGGCCGGTTAA
- a CDS encoding DUF1328 family protein, translated as MFKWALIFAVIALLAAVLGFGGVAGAAAGIAKILFFVGLALVVLFLVLGSAAAKKIT; from the coding sequence ATGTTCAAATGGGCTTTGATCTTTGCAGTGATTGCGCTGCTTGCCGCTGTTCTGGGTTTTGGCGGCGTCGCCGGCGCCGCGGCGGGTATTGCCAAGATCCTGTTCTTCGTCGGCCTTGCGCTCGTCGTCCTGTTCCTCGTCCTCGGGTCGGCCGCCGCGAAGAAAATCACCTAA